A stretch of Lathyrus oleraceus cultivar Zhongwan6 chromosome 6, CAAS_Psat_ZW6_1.0, whole genome shotgun sequence DNA encodes these proteins:
- the LOC127095832 gene encoding uncharacterized protein LOC127095832: MPVSEMLVDSAAGYEYLSMLDGYSGYNHIFIAEEDVSKTAFRCPGAIGTYEWIVMPFGLKNVGAAYQRAMNSIFHDYIETFMQAGDFLGFVVHKKGIEINQNKTKAIMETKAPSTKKELQSLLRKPIMHIRVGKWALALTEYSLAFMPLRAMKEQIVSDFIVDHAVVESPQLQVELKP; the protein is encoded by the exons ATGCCTGTGTCAGAGATGCTGGTTGACTCAGCTGCAGGCTATGAATATCTTAGCatgcttgatggatattctggctATAACCATATTTTCATTGCTGAAGAGGATGTTTCCAAAACAGCCTTTCGATGTCCAGGGGCAATAGGAACTTATGAGTGGATAGTTATGCCCTTTGGTTTAAAAAATGTTGGGGCAGCATACCAGCGAGCAATGAATTCTATATTCCATGATTATATAGAGACATTTATGCAG GCTGGAGATTTTTtgggctttgtggtccataaaaagGGGATAGAAATCAATCAGAATAAGACGAAGGCTATTATGGAGACCAAAGCACCCTCAACTAAGAAAGAATTGCAATCATTATTAAGAAAG CCAATAATGCACATTCGAGTTGGAAAATGGGCATTAGCCCTCACTGAATACTCTTTAGCCTTTATGCCTTTAAGAGCAATGAAGGAACAAATAGTATCAGACTTTATTGTAGACCATGCAGTGGTCGAAAGTCCTCAACTTCAAGTTGAGTTAAAACCTTGA